In Schistocerca nitens isolate TAMUIC-IGC-003100 chromosome 10, iqSchNite1.1, whole genome shotgun sequence, a single window of DNA contains:
- the LOC126210026 gene encoding collagenase 3-like, producing MKTIILLLLFKIIYANDKSKAIKYLSDYGYLDITNVNDNTHVSNDTFREALMLFQLTYNLEISGELSDDTLNFMNMPRCGVKDEFGSYRTSLYKWNKQHIKWHYKGATKKVLQLTDAAFKIWQDKIDIQFKHDSNNPDILITNKRRKHKFEIDKSIHCSKDLDGKGNVLGHAFFPDMNNNPVEIHMDDDEIWYLEKNTNTPKGQTNLFEVLIHEIGHSLGLRHSDDYGSIMYAYYNGSHLELSQDDIDAIQSLYGKQSTQPTQVPIKPISPPIQSEPISLCQTKHIDHILFMNGILYVFYQKWVWIIQNTIPQSQLITDWLTFLPNDVNRIDGIYQRPSGELVIFSNNMVYMIHLHTLQLISGYPKPLSSTGLRNNYKLNGIVNTYSGRTFIFFNDFFYAEIDECNFKYKVRGIISREYSGLPTGINSVFRYINDRYAKMIGWDDCTAIIGCNIVYKGMMDRSDKKVHVLEFRQQ from the exons atgaaaacaataatactcttattgttgtttaaaattatatatgccaatgataagagtaaagcaataaagtatttaagtgattatggatatttagatattacaaatgttaatgataatactcatgttagtaatgatacatttagagaagcattaatgttatttcagttaacatataatcttgaaataagtggtgaattaagtgatgatactttaaattttatgaacatgcctagatgtggtgtaaaagatgaatttggtagctatagaactagtttgtataaatggaataagcaacatatcaaatggcattataaaggtgctactaaaaaagtattacaattaactgatgcagcatttaaaatatggcaagataaaatagatattcagtttaaacatgatagcaataatcctgatatcttaattacaaataaaagacgtaaacataaatttgaaattgataaaagtatacattgttcaaaggatttagatggtaaaggtaatgttttaggtcatgcattttttccagatatgaataataatcctgtagaaatacatatggatgatgatgaaatatggtatttagagaagaatactaatacaccaaaaggacaaacaaatctatttgaagtattaatacatgagattggtcattcattaggtctacgacattcagatgattatggttcaataatgtatgcatactataatggatctcatttagaattatctcaagatgatattgatgctattcaaagtttatatggtaaacaatcaacacaaccaacacaagtaccaattaaaccaatttcaccacctatacaatcagaacctatatcattatgtcaaactaaacatattgatcacatattatttatgaatgggattttatatgttttttatcagaaatgggtgtggataattcaaaatacaataccacaatcacaattaataactgattggttaacatttttaccaaatgatgtaaaccgtatagatggtatatatcagagacctagtggtgaacttgttatattttccaataatatggtatatatgatacatttacatacattacaattgatatcaggatatccaaaaccactatctagtacaggtttacgcaataattacaaattaaatggtatagtgaacacttattctggtagaacatttattttctttaatgactttttctatgctgaaatagatgaatgtaattttaaatataaagtacgtggtattataagtagagaatattctggattaccaactggtataaattcagtatttaggtacattaatg atagatatgcaaaaatgattggttgggatgattgtacagctataattggttgtaatattgtatataaaggaatgatggatagatcagataaaaaggtacatgtattagaatttagacaacaataa